One Candidatus Nitronauta litoralis genomic window, CTCATTTGGACCGCATTGATAAAAAAAAACAGCGGTTTCGAGGATACAAAGCCACCACCATTCCGAGTACACCGGCCGTTCTGGGCTATTTACATTTCCACTATGGCAAACTTGAATGGTCAAAAATCCTGGAACCGGCGATACGCATTGCCCGTGAAGGATATGCAATCACCCAGCTTCAACATGACTTGCAAAAAAGGGAAACAGAAAACTTCCTGAAAGAAGATTCATTATCAGGAGCAAAATATTTTCTAAAAAATGGGACCACCCCCTATCCAGTTGGTGACAATTTCAAACAGGACGATTTGAAACAAATGCTGGAGCACATGGCCCAGCATGGCGTCAAGTCATTTTACACGGGAGAAATCGCGAAACAGATTGACGAAGACATGCGGTACCACGAGGGTTTTTTGCGTGGAGACGATCTGGCTCTGATTCCCTGGCCAGTTGAGCGAAAGCCCATCAGCAGAAGTTACCGCAAGGTTAAAGTCTTCACGACACCGCCACCGGGTGCAGGCAGAACTCTTCTTCTGGTTCTACAAATACTGAAAAACCTACCATCAAAAATTCTAAAAAGTGGAAGTGCACAGGCTTGCCATTTTATTGCCGAGGCATTTAGAAAAGGTTTGCTGAATCATAAAGAGCGTCCCTTTGACCCAAACATCTATCCGCAATTGCCTGATGACAGGAAAATCCTAAGCCGGGATTTTGCAAGAAATCTTTCTTCTTCCATTCGAGATGGGATTGACCCCTCTCTGCCTCTAACCGAATTGTTCTCCCTGTCAAATGACACAACCCATCTTTCAGTCATGGACAAGGAAGGAAACGCCATCGGCATTACACAGTCGATTGAGTTGGTGTACGGGGCAAAAGTGGCGGCACGGGGGCTGGGCTTTCTCTATAACAATTACATGAGCTCGCTGGATATTACTGACCCTTCCCATCCTTACTATTTGAGACCCAATGCGATTCCCTGGAGCTCGGTCGCACCCATCATCGCTTTCTATAAAGATAAACCCTGGCTGGTTGCAGGAAGTCCCGGCAGTGAGCGTATTTTTTCTGCCATGAGCCAGTTTCTATCGCATATTGTGGACTCAGGGCTTCCCATAAGTGAGGCTATGCTGAAGCCACGTTTTCATTGCACGGTTGGCGGAAAGCTGAGCATCGAAGAGGAGCGGTTTGATCCAGAGATTATTAAATATTTAAAACAGGCAGGTTATAAAATTGATTCCAGAGAAGCTTACTCATTCTATCTGGGAGCGGTTCACGCTGTTCTTAAATGCAATACCAAAGATGAGTTCCAAGGAGTTGCTGAAATCAGGCGTGACGGAACGGCAGCCGGTCCTTAAACTATGAAACTACCCCTGTTGATATCTATTCCCCATGGCGGGACAAAAATCCCTGAAGAGGTATCCCGTCAGGTACACCTTTCACCAAAAGACTTATTTGAGGATAGCGACTCATTTACCCGCGAAATTTACGGAATTAAAGAGGATGTTTTGACCCTGGTGGAAACAGACATTGCCAGAGCTTTTATTGATTTGAGTCGCGATATTACTGACCGTCCCCCTGAAAATCCCGACGGCATTGTAAAAACAAAAACCTGCCATGGCCATTCCATTTATTCCTCTGCCGCTTTTCCCGACGAAGCCACATTAAAAATTCTGGTTCAAAAATATTACGACCCCTACCACAAAATGATCGAGGACACTTTTAAGGGTGCAACTGAAATTCAACTGGCTTTGGATTGTCACACGATGGAGCCCATAGGCCCTGCCATTTCTCCTGATACAGGAAAAGAAAGGCCCTCCATCTGCCTTGGAAATAATTTTGGAAAAAGCTGCCCCGATAAATGGGTGCAAAATCTGTCCAAATGTTTTCAAAAAAGTTTCAACCTGGATGAAGGGGAGATAACGATAAACGAACCTTTCGCAGGCGGATACATCACCAGAAAATACGGGAACAACCCCCTTCCCTGGGTTCAAATTGAAATGAACCGCAAAATGTATCTATCCTCCCCATGGTTTGATAAAAACAACCGGTCGGTGGCTCCAGACCGCCTGAAAGATTTAAGAGAATCATTCAGGGAAGGGTTGGAGCTATTCTTTTCCTGAACCAACCTGAAGCTATAATCACTGGGGAGACTGAAAAACGAACAATGGTTTCTTTTCAGCAGCTTCAGGTTTTAAACGCACTCAATACTGGAAACGCTCTTACCCTTGGCCGAGGCAATTTACCAATGAGATAAATGCTCATGTGTTTCAATTTTGTAGTTCTGACCATCAGTAGATAAATGCAAAGCCCCCCTCTGAGCCGTATTCCATACCCTGGCTCCTGCCTGCCGATAACGCTTCAACACCCTTTTATGCGGATGGTGAAAATAGTTTGCAAAACCGGAGGAAATCAAAACATCCTGCGCTGCGACTTCCTGTAAAAATTCTGATGAACTCGAGGTTTTGCTACCATGATGGGGAGACTTCAACACCTGCGCACGAAGATCCGTACCCTGCCCCATCAGCCATTGCTCGGCCTTTTCTGTAATATCGCCTGTAAGCAATATTCTAAACTGCCTGTACTCCAACATCACCACCCAGGATTGATCATTATTGAGCCGATCTTTTTTTACCCTGCTTTCGTTCCGGTAATAAGCCTCAGTGGGGTGCAGGTTTTTGATCACCACTTCGCCAATTTTCAGTGGGTGCTCCGGCCCGAATTCTACCAGGGGGATTCCCCGGACCACCACCTCGGAAACCAAAGCCGAAAACCGCCGGTCACTCATTCCGTCACGCCGATTGAGGAAATGCTCAACCTTCATTTTTTCTACAAGTGATTCCACTCCATCAATGTGATCCTGATCACTGTGTGTAGCTCCGAGATAGTCAATTTCTCCTATTCCCCGACTCCAGAGGAAAGAACCCACCACCCGGGCACCTACATCCAAGGCTCCCTTAAAAAAACCACCGCCATCGAGAAGCATATTTTTTCCATTGGGAAACTCGATGAAAATCGACTCACCCTGTCCGACATCCAGAAGCCAGACATGAAGCTGGGGGGTTTTGGAATGAAGTAAACGTGGAGCCACCAACCCGGCTAACAATAACAGACCGAGCAACCCAAGCCCTAATGGAGCGTAAAGCGCACCGAAAACCGACAACTTTTTTCCCCTGGCTTCACGGCGCTTCAGGAAAAACCGGTAGCCCATTCCCGCGAAAAAAATCACGTAGCCAAAGAGCCATGGCCAGGGGGGAGAAGGAAGATACACCGACATCTCCGGGAGTTTCGCCACCCAGACCGGAACCTGAATGAACAATCCTGCCAGCCACCCTAATGGTGTGAGCAAGGCAATAGAAAGAGCAGGAACTAAAATCCCCAAAAATAAAACCATCAGGCAAGCGGGAATCACAATCGATGCAAGCGGAACGAGCAGGATATTTATTAAAGGTGAAACAAGACTGATATGATGAAATTGACACAACATTACAGGAAAAGTTCCGATATAAGCAGCTAAAGAAATAAAAGCTGAGGCAGCAATGATATCTACCAGTTTATTGCCCCATCCCTTTGTCGGAACATCGTTTACTGTCCATCGTTTGTACCAGGCAATTTCTCCAATCCTTTCCAATGGATCATCGGTAGGCTCCGCTACCCATTTGAGCGCGAGTACAATCGAGAGAACAGCAGAAAACGACAATTGAAAGCTCAATTGGTAAACCGCTCCGGGGTTCCAGATTAAAATCAGAAAAGCCGCCAGCAGGAGGGTGTTTAATATTTGTCTTTCTCGGTTAATCCATAAAACAATCAAAATTGCCATCACCAGAATACCAGCCCGAATGGACGATACTTTGGGACCAACCAGCACCATATAAAACAACACCGCAAGCAAGGCTCCGCCAGCCGCGCCCTTTTGGGAATACCCTAGTTGAGCCCACTCTCTTTTGAACCGCCACATCAGGGAGAAAAGAACCTTGTTAGTGACCCACAGGAAAATCAGGGCAACAAAACCGATATGTAACCCTGACACTGCAAGCAAATGCCCCATGCCGGTTACCTTATAGGCTTCCAGCACTTCATCAGACATACCCGACTTTTCCCCGAACAACAAACCATTGATCATGGCTCGATTATCAGACGACAGACTCTGCTTAAGGAGGTCAGACATGTGGTCTCTCAACGTCAAGAGGGCTGCATCCATCCGTGAAAGCGGTTCCTGGCCCAGAACCTGAAGACTTTTCCTTTGCGAGGTGCCCCCCATAACATCAACCCCTTCAGATTCCATGAATTTTTCAAAGTCGAAACGTCCGGGATTACGAAAATTAAGTGGCCGCTTTAAACGAATCGGAGGAAACCGCACGCGATCACCCCACTTTAAATCTACAGGGTCACCATATAAGTTGATCTGCCCCGTACCTGAAATCGGAAACCATCCATCTCCATAATTTATTTTTCGAATGGAAACCAGAAGGCGGGTTTTGTCAGGAAATTGTTTGGGACGATCAACTATTACACCTTCAACCCGTGCACGCTTATCATGTTGCAGGTAGTTCCAGATGTGGTCGGCAGGAAGGGACGAGTTGCGGGACTGAACATTAACCCATCCCAAAGTGAACAAAAGCGCCAAAAGAAACAGGTGTAAAACACGAAAACGGGATCGATGAAGTTTTACCCAGACAGCCACCACCAGGGCGCAAGC contains:
- a CDS encoding gamma-glutamyltransferase family protein, encoding MKLEKIENSFSPSEDGKCAASSEGMVSTAFPNATEAGVEMLKQGGNAIDAACASAFALGVCEPQASGIGGQSMAILHFRGKTIALDGSSRVPSLAHLDRIDKKKQRFRGYKATTIPSTPAVLGYLHFHYGKLEWSKILEPAIRIAREGYAITQLQHDLQKRETENFLKEDSLSGAKYFLKNGTTPYPVGDNFKQDDLKQMLEHMAQHGVKSFYTGEIAKQIDEDMRYHEGFLRGDDLALIPWPVERKPISRSYRKVKVFTTPPPGAGRTLLLVLQILKNLPSKILKSGSAQACHFIAEAFRKGLLNHKERPFDPNIYPQLPDDRKILSRDFARNLSSSIRDGIDPSLPLTELFSLSNDTTHLSVMDKEGNAIGITQSIELVYGAKVAARGLGFLYNNYMSSLDITDPSHPYYLRPNAIPWSSVAPIIAFYKDKPWLVAGSPGSERIFSAMSQFLSHIVDSGLPISEAMLKPRFHCTVGGKLSIEEERFDPEIIKYLKQAGYKIDSREAYSFYLGAVHAVLKCNTKDEFQGVAEIRRDGTAAGP
- a CDS encoding N-formylglutamate amidohydrolase, which encodes MKLPLLISIPHGGTKIPEEVSRQVHLSPKDLFEDSDSFTREIYGIKEDVLTLVETDIARAFIDLSRDITDRPPENPDGIVKTKTCHGHSIYSSAAFPDEATLKILVQKYYDPYHKMIEDTFKGATEIQLALDCHTMEPIGPAISPDTGKERPSICLGNNFGKSCPDKWVQNLSKCFQKSFNLDEGEITINEPFAGGYITRKYGNNPLPWVQIEMNRKMYLSSPWFDKNNRSVAPDRLKDLRESFREGLELFFS
- a CDS encoding DNA internalization-related competence protein ComEC/Rec2, giving the protein MSLPLLPWFLAYFAGVLLSNPQEESLFPYALAACALVVAVWVKLHRSRFRVLHLFLLALLFTLGWVNVQSRNSSLPADHIWNYLQHDKRARVEGVIVDRPKQFPDKTRLLVSIRKINYGDGWFPISGTGQINLYGDPVDLKWGDRVRFPPIRLKRPLNFRNPGRFDFEKFMESEGVDVMGGTSQRKSLQVLGQEPLSRMDAALLTLRDHMSDLLKQSLSSDNRAMINGLLFGEKSGMSDEVLEAYKVTGMGHLLAVSGLHIGFVALIFLWVTNKVLFSLMWRFKREWAQLGYSQKGAAGGALLAVLFYMVLVGPKVSSIRAGILVMAILIVLWINRERQILNTLLLAAFLILIWNPGAVYQLSFQLSFSAVLSIVLALKWVAEPTDDPLERIGEIAWYKRWTVNDVPTKGWGNKLVDIIAASAFISLAAYIGTFPVMLCQFHHISLVSPLINILLVPLASIVIPACLMVLFLGILVPALSIALLTPLGWLAGLFIQVPVWVAKLPEMSVYLPSPPWPWLFGYVIFFAGMGYRFFLKRREARGKKLSVFGALYAPLGLGLLGLLLLAGLVAPRLLHSKTPQLHVWLLDVGQGESIFIEFPNGKNMLLDGGGFFKGALDVGARVVGSFLWSRGIGEIDYLGATHSDQDHIDGVESLVEKMKVEHFLNRRDGMSDRRFSALVSEVVVRGIPLVEFGPEHPLKIGEVVIKNLHPTEAYYRNESRVKKDRLNNDQSWVVMLEYRQFRILLTGDITEKAEQWLMGQGTDLRAQVLKSPHHGSKTSSSSEFLQEVAAQDVLISSGFANYFHHPHKRVLKRYRQAGARVWNTAQRGALHLSTDGQNYKIETHEHLSHW